Proteins encoded together in one Pseudoroseomonas cervicalis window:
- the rpoC gene encoding DNA-directed RNA polymerase subunit beta', producing MNELMKILGQTGQAMTFDQIKITIASPEQIRSWSYGEIKKPETINYRTFKPERDGLFCARIFGPIKDYECLCGKYKRMKFRGIICEKCGVEVTLAKVRRERMGHIELASPVAHIWFMKSLPSRVGLMVDMSLKELEKILYFESYVVLEPGLTDLKLHQLLTEEQFVSKQDEFGEDAFSVGIGAEAVKQMLAAIDLERESERLRADLKETTSEAKRKKLVKRLKMIESFREGGARPEWMILDVVPVIPPELRPLVPLDGGRFATSDLNDLYRRVINRNNRLKRLIELRAPDIIVRNEKRMLQESVDALFDNGRRGRAITGANKRPLKSLSDMLKGKQGRFRQNLLGKRVDYSGRSVIVVGPEMKLHQCGLPKKMALELFKPFIYSKLEKYGHATTIKAAKRMVEKERPEVWDILEEVIREHPVMLNRAPTLHRLGIQAFEPVLVEGKAIQLHPLVCTAFNADFDGDQMAVHVPLSLEAQLEARVLMMSTNNILSPANGKPIIVPSQDIVLGLYYLSLETPEFRVAAKELEEKRALIRSAEQKGGKDLSEAEKAALEHRPHVFGDLGEVEQALAAGSITLHTAVMARVPSPTVENAKRLETVLTTAGRMMMGALLPRDPRTPYALVNRQLTKKSISDVMDAVYRHCGQKESVIFADRLMALGFRQAAKAGISFGKDDMVIPDEKEGLIARTKAEVKEFEQQYLDGLITAGERYNKVVDAWSRCTDEVAGAMMKEISRQEVGKPINSVWMMSHSGARGSPAQMRQLAGMRGLMAKPSGEIIEQPIIANFKEGLSVLEYFNSTHGARKGLADTALKTANSGYLTRRLVDVAQDCIIVEVDCGTERGITVRAVMDGGEVVSSLSERILGRTVQRDIFDPTSGELLYPRNTLIQEPEAERIEKAGVEEVYIRSVLTCDARSGVCGHCYGRDLARGTPVNIGEAVGVIAAQSIGEPGTQLTMRTFHIGGAATRGAEQSAVEATGDGTVVVLNRNVVANSQGAAIVMARNCEIVLNDANGRERARYRVPYGAKLLVQEDGLAVTRGQKLAEWDPFTLPIITEKGGTVEYADLIEGVTLVERQDEVTGLSSKVVVDYKQAAKGADLRPRIILKDEKGNIVRLANGAEARYFLSPDSILSVDNGASVQAGDVVARLPRESSKTRDITGGLPRVAELFEARRPKDHAIISEIDGRVEFGKDYKAKRRILVVPEQVGDEPPVPREYLVPKGKHVSVQEGDYVKAGDPLVDGPRVPHDILRVLGVEALANYLVNEIQDVYRLQGVKINDKHIEVIVRQMLQKVEILDPGDTTFLVGETVERIEFEMENEKLLARKERPARAEPVLQGITKASLQTTSFISAASFQETTRVLTEAAVAGKVDYLAGLKENVIVGRLIPAGTGSVMNRLRALAAQRDGQRLTGQGALPKPGAEAAE from the coding sequence ATGAACGAGCTGATGAAGATCCTGGGCCAGACCGGCCAGGCGATGACGTTCGATCAGATCAAGATCACCATCGCGAGCCCGGAGCAGATCCGCTCCTGGTCCTATGGCGAGATCAAGAAGCCCGAGACGATCAACTACCGCACCTTCAAGCCGGAGCGGGACGGGCTGTTCTGCGCGCGCATCTTCGGTCCGATCAAGGACTATGAGTGCCTGTGCGGCAAGTACAAGCGGATGAAGTTCCGCGGCATCATCTGCGAGAAGTGCGGCGTCGAGGTGACGCTGGCCAAGGTCCGGCGCGAGCGCATGGGCCATATCGAGCTGGCCAGCCCCGTCGCGCATATCTGGTTCATGAAGTCGCTGCCTTCGCGCGTCGGCCTGATGGTCGACATGTCGCTGAAGGAGCTGGAGAAGATCCTGTACTTCGAGTCGTATGTGGTGCTGGAGCCGGGTCTGACCGACCTCAAGCTGCACCAGCTGCTGACCGAGGAGCAGTTCGTCTCCAAGCAGGATGAGTTCGGCGAGGACGCCTTCTCCGTCGGCATCGGCGCCGAGGCGGTGAAGCAGATGCTCGCCGCCATCGACCTGGAGCGCGAGAGCGAGCGGCTGCGCGCCGACCTCAAGGAGACCACCTCCGAGGCCAAGCGCAAGAAGCTCGTCAAGCGGCTGAAGATGATCGAGTCCTTCCGCGAGGGCGGTGCCCGTCCGGAGTGGATGATCCTCGACGTCGTGCCGGTGATTCCGCCCGAGCTGCGCCCGCTGGTGCCGCTGGATGGTGGTCGCTTCGCGACCTCCGACCTGAACGACCTGTATCGCCGCGTCATCAACCGCAACAACCGCCTGAAGCGGCTGATCGAGCTGCGCGCCCCCGACATCATCGTGCGCAACGAGAAGCGCATGCTGCAGGAATCGGTCGACGCGCTGTTCGACAATGGCCGCCGCGGCCGGGCGATCACGGGCGCCAACAAGCGCCCGCTGAAGTCGCTCTCCGACATGCTGAAGGGCAAGCAGGGCCGGTTCCGCCAGAACCTGCTCGGCAAGCGCGTCGACTATTCGGGCCGTTCCGTCATCGTCGTCGGGCCGGAGATGAAGCTGCACCAGTGCGGCCTGCCGAAGAAGATGGCGCTGGAGCTGTTCAAGCCCTTCATCTACTCGAAGCTCGAGAAGTACGGCCACGCCACCACCATCAAGGCCGCCAAGCGGATGGTGGAGAAGGAGCGTCCCGAGGTGTGGGACATCCTCGAGGAGGTGATCCGCGAGCACCCGGTGATGCTGAACCGGGCGCCGACGCTGCACCGCCTGGGCATCCAGGCCTTCGAGCCGGTCCTCGTCGAGGGCAAGGCGATCCAGCTGCACCCGCTGGTCTGCACCGCCTTCAACGCCGACTTCGACGGCGACCAGATGGCCGTGCACGTCCCGCTGAGCCTTGAGGCTCAGCTGGAAGCGCGCGTGCTGATGATGTCGACCAACAACATCCTCAGCCCCGCCAACGGCAAGCCGATCATCGTCCCCAGCCAGGACATCGTGCTCGGCCTCTACTACCTGTCGCTGGAGACGCCGGAATTCCGCGTCGCCGCGAAGGAGCTGGAGGAGAAGCGCGCGCTGATCCGCTCGGCGGAGCAGAAGGGCGGCAAGGATCTCAGCGAGGCCGAGAAGGCCGCGCTGGAGCACCGCCCGCATGTCTTCGGCGATCTCGGCGAGGTGGAGCAGGCGCTGGCCGCCGGCAGCATCACCCTGCACACGGCGGTGATGGCGCGCGTGCCCTCGCCGACGGTGGAGAACGCCAAGCGGCTGGAGACGGTGCTGACCACCGCCGGTCGCATGATGATGGGCGCCCTGCTGCCGCGCGACCCGCGCACGCCCTATGCGCTGGTCAACCGCCAGCTGACCAAGAAGTCCATCTCGGACGTCATGGACGCGGTCTACCGCCATTGCGGCCAGAAGGAATCGGTGATCTTCGCCGACCGCCTGATGGCGCTGGGCTTCCGCCAGGCGGCCAAGGCCGGCATCTCCTTCGGCAAGGATGACATGGTCATCCCGGACGAGAAGGAAGGGCTGATCGCGCGCACCAAGGCCGAGGTGAAGGAGTTCGAGCAGCAATATCTCGACGGCCTGATCACCGCGGGCGAGCGCTACAACAAGGTGGTCGACGCCTGGTCGCGCTGCACCGACGAGGTGGCCGGCGCGATGATGAAGGAGATCTCGCGCCAGGAGGTCGGCAAGCCGATCAACAGCGTGTGGATGATGTCGCATTCCGGTGCGCGTGGCTCGCCGGCGCAGATGCGCCAGCTGGCCGGCATGCGCGGCCTGATGGCCAAGCCCTCGGGCGAGATCATCGAGCAGCCGATCATCGCGAACTTCAAGGAAGGCCTGTCGGTCCTCGAGTACTTCAACTCGACCCACGGCGCCCGCAAGGGCCTGGCCGATACCGCGCTGAAGACCGCGAACTCCGGCTACCTGACCCGCCGCCTGGTCGACGTGGCGCAGGATTGCATCATCGTCGAGGTCGATTGCGGCACCGAGCGCGGCATCACCGTGCGCGCCGTGATGGATGGCGGCGAGGTGGTCTCCTCGCTCTCCGAGCGGATCCTGGGCCGCACCGTGCAGCGCGACATCTTCGACCCGACCTCGGGCGAGCTGCTCTATCCGCGCAACACGCTGATCCAGGAGCCCGAGGCGGAGCGGATCGAGAAGGCCGGCGTCGAGGAGGTCTATATCCGCTCGGTGCTGACCTGCGATGCGCGCTCGGGGGTCTGCGGCCATTGCTATGGCCGTGACCTGGCCCGCGGCACGCCGGTGAATATCGGCGAGGCGGTGGGTGTCATCGCCGCGCAGTCGATCGGCGAGCCGGGCACGCAGCTGACGATGCGCACCTTCCACATCGGTGGTGCCGCGACCCGCGGCGCCGAGCAGTCGGCGGTGGAAGCCACCGGCGACGGCACGGTGGTGGTGCTGAACCGCAACGTCGTGGCGAACAGCCAGGGTGCTGCCATCGTCATGGCGCGCAACTGCGAGATCGTGCTGAACGACGCCAATGGCCGCGAGCGTGCCCGCTACCGCGTGCCCTACGGCGCCAAGCTGCTGGTGCAGGAGGACGGCCTGGCCGTCACCCGCGGCCAGAAGCTGGCGGAGTGGGACCCGTTCACCCTGCCGATCATCACCGAGAAGGGCGGCACCGTCGAATATGCCGACCTGATCGAGGGCGTGACGCTGGTCGAGCGGCAGGACGAGGTGACCGGCCTCTCCTCCAAGGTGGTGGTGGACTACAAGCAGGCCGCCAAGGGCGCCGATCTGCGTCCGCGCATCATCCTGAAGGACGAGAAGGGCAACATCGTCCGCCTGGCGAATGGTGCCGAGGCCCGCTACTTCCTGTCCCCCGACTCGATCCTGTCGGTGGACAATGGCGCCTCGGTCCAGGCCGGTGACGTGGTGGCCCGCCTGCCGCGCGAATCCTCGAAGACCCGCGACATCACCGGCGGTCTGCCGCGTGTGGCCGAGCTGTTCGAGGCGCGCCGTCCGAAGGACCACGCGATCATCTCCGAGATCGACGGGCGCGTGGAGTTCGGCAAGGACTACAAGGCCAAGCGCCGCATCCTGGTGGTGCCGGAGCAGGTCGGCGACGAGCCGCCCGTGCCGCGTGAGTACCTGGTGCCGAAGGGCAAGCACGTCTCGGTGCAGGAAGGCGACTATGTGAAGGCCGGCGACCCGCTCGTCGACGGCCCGCGCGTGCCGCACGACATTCTCCGGGTTCTGGGCGTGGAAGCCCTCGCCAATTACCTGGTGAACGAGATCCAGGACGTCTATCGACTGCAGGGCGTGAAGATCAACGATAAGCATATCGAGGTGATCGTCCGCCAGATGCTGCAGAAGGTGGAGATCCTGGATCCGGGCGACACCACCTTCCTGGTGGGCGAGACGGTCGAGCGCATCGAGTTCGAGATGGAGAACGAGAAGCTGCTCGCCCGCAAGGAGCGCCCGGCGCGCGCCGAGCCGGTGCTGCAGGGCATCACCAAGGCCTCGCTGCAGACCACCAGCTTCATCTCGGCCGCCTCCTTCCAGGAGACCACCCGCGTGCTGACCGAGGCGGCTGTCGCCGGCAAGGTCGACTACCTGGCGGGCCTGAAGGAGAACGTGATCGTGGGTCGCCTGATCCCGGCGGGCACGGGCTCGGTGATGAACCGGCTGCGGGCTCTGGCCGCGCAGCGCGACGGCCAGCGGCTGACCGGCCAGGGCGCGCTGCCCAAGCCGGGCGCCGAAGCCGCGGAGTGA
- the rpsL gene encoding 30S ribosomal protein S12, with product MPTINQLIANGREPKPSRNKVPALQGCPQKRGVCTRVYTTTPKKPNSALRKVAKVRLVNGMEVVSYIPGEGHNLQEHSVVLIRGGRVKDLPGVRYHILRGVLDTQGIAKRRKRRSLYGAKRPK from the coding sequence ATGCCGACGATCAACCAGCTCATCGCCAACGGGCGTGAGCCCAAGCCGAGCCGTAACAAGGTTCCGGCGCTGCAGGGCTGCCCGCAGAAGCGCGGCGTCTGCACGCGCGTGTACACCACCACTCCGAAGAAGCCGAACTCGGCTCTCCGTAAGGTCGCCAAGGTGCGCCTGGTGAACGGGATGGAAGTGGTGAGCTACATTCCGGGTGAAGGTCACAACCTGCAGGAGCACTCGGTGGTGCTGATCCGCGGCGGGCGCGTGAAGGACCTTCCCGGCGTGCGCTATCACATCCTGCGCGGCGTGCTTGACACGCAGGGCATCGCCAAGCGTCGCAAGCGCCGTTCGCTGTACGGCGCGAAGCGGCCGAAGTAA
- the rpsG gene encoding 30S ribosomal protein S7 — MSRRHSAEKREVLPDPKFGDLVLSRFMNVLMYDGKKSTAERIVYAAMDTLKRRGGPNSDPLRLFHEAMDNVKPAVEVRSRRVGGATYQVPVEVRPERRQALAIRWLIESARKRGEHTMEERLSSELMDAANNRGSAVKKREDTHRMAEANKAFSHYRW; from the coding sequence ATGTCGCGTCGCCATAGCGCCGAGAAGCGCGAAGTTCTGCCGGATCCGAAGTTCGGCGATCTCGTCCTCAGCCGTTTCATGAACGTGCTGATGTATGACGGCAAGAAGAGCACGGCCGAGCGTATCGTCTACGCCGCCATGGACACCCTGAAGCGCCGCGGCGGTCCGAACAGCGACCCCCTGCGCCTGTTCCATGAGGCGATGGACAATGTGAAGCCGGCCGTCGAGGTCCGCTCGCGCCGCGTCGGTGGTGCCACCTACCAGGTGCCCGTCGAGGTGCGCCCGGAGCGTCGCCAGGCGCTGGCCATCCGCTGGCTCATCGAGTCCGCCCGCAAGCGTGGCGAGCACACGATGGAAGAGCGCCTCTCCTCCGAGCTGATGGACGCGGCGAACAACCGCGGCTCGGCCGTGAAGAAGCGCGAAGACACGCACCGGATGGCCGAAGCCAACAAGGCCTTCAGCCACTACCGCTGGTAA
- the tuf gene encoding elongation factor Tu: MAKAKFERNKPHCNIGTIGHVDHGKTSLTAAITKVLAKSGGASFTAYDQIDKAPEERARGITISTAHVEYETANRHYAHVDCPGHADYVKNMITGAAQMDGAILVVSAADGPMPQTREHILLARQVGVPALVVFLNKCDMADPDLLELVEMEVRELLSSYQFPGDDIPIVKGSALMALEDKSPELGEQAILKLMEAVDSYIPQPERPKDLPFLMPIEDVFSISGRGTVVTGRVERGIVKVGEEVEIVGLKDTVKTTVTGVEMFRKLLDSGEAGDNIGALLRGTKREDVERGQVLAKPGSITPHTKFKAEAYILTKEEGGRHTPFFTNYRPQFYFRTTDVTGVVQLPEGVEMVMPGDNVAMDVELIAPIAMDQGLRFAIREGGRTVGAGVVASISK, encoded by the coding sequence ATGGCGAAAGCTAAGTTTGAGCGGAACAAGCCGCACTGCAACATTGGTACGATCGGGCATGTCGACCATGGCAAGACGTCGCTGACCGCGGCGATCACCAAGGTCCTGGCGAAGTCGGGCGGTGCGTCCTTCACGGCCTATGACCAGATCGACAAGGCGCCGGAAGAGCGCGCCCGTGGCATCACCATCTCGACCGCTCACGTTGAGTACGAGACGGCGAACCGCCACTACGCCCATGTCGATTGCCCGGGCCACGCCGACTACGTGAAGAACATGATCACGGGTGCCGCCCAGATGGACGGCGCGATCCTGGTCGTGTCCGCCGCCGACGGCCCGATGCCGCAGACCCGCGAGCACATCCTGCTGGCCCGCCAGGTCGGCGTGCCGGCGCTGGTGGTGTTCCTGAACAAGTGCGACATGGCCGACCCCGACCTGCTGGAGCTGGTCGAGATGGAGGTGCGTGAGCTCCTGTCCAGCTACCAGTTCCCGGGCGACGACATCCCCATCGTCAAGGGCTCGGCCCTGATGGCGCTGGAGGACAAGTCCCCCGAGCTGGGCGAGCAGGCGATCCTGAAGCTGATGGAAGCTGTCGACAGCTACATCCCGCAGCCGGAGCGTCCGAAGGACCTGCCCTTCCTGATGCCGATCGAGGACGTGTTCTCGATCTCGGGCCGCGGCACCGTGGTGACCGGCCGCGTCGAGCGCGGCATCGTCAAGGTGGGCGAGGAAGTCGAGATCGTCGGCCTGAAGGACACCGTGAAGACGACGGTGACCGGCGTCGAGATGTTCCGCAAGCTGCTGGACAGCGGTGAGGCCGGCGACAACATCGGCGCCCTGCTGCGCGGTACGAAGCGCGAGGACGTGGAGCGCGGCCAGGTTCTGGCCAAGCCCGGCTCGATCACGCCGCACACCAAGTTCAAGGCCGAGGCGTACATCCTGACGAAGGAAGAGGGCGGCCGCCACACGCCGTTCTTCACCAACTACCGTCCGCAGTTCTACTTCCGCACGACCGACGTGACGGGCGTGGTGCAGCTGCCGGAAGGCGTCGAGATGGTGATGCCGGGCGACAACGTCGCCATGGACGTCGAGCTGATCGCGCCGATCGCCATGGACCAGGGCCTGCGCTTCGCGATCCGCGAAGGTGGCCGCACGGTCGGCGCCGGCGTCGTCGCCTCGATCAGCAAGTAA
- the rpsJ gene encoding 30S ribosomal protein S10, which translates to MDSQNIRIRLKAFDHRVLDGSTREIVNTAKRTGARVRGPIPLPTEIERFTVNRSPHVDKKSREQFEIRTHRRLLDIVDPTPQTVDALMKLDLAAGVDVEIKL; encoded by the coding sequence ATGGACAGCCAGAACATCCGCATCCGCCTCAAGGCGTTCGATCACCGCGTGCTGGATGGCAGCACGCGGGAGATCGTGAACACCGCGAAGCGGACGGGCGCGCGCGTGCGCGGCCCGATCCCGCTGCCGACGGAAATCGAGCGTTTCACCGTGAACCGCTCGCCGCATGTCGACAAGAAGAGCCGTGAGCAGTTCGAGATCCGGACTCATCGGCGTCTGCTCGATATCGTCGATCCCACCCCGCAGACCGTGGACGCGCTGATGAAGCTCGACCTGGCGGCCGGTGTGGACGTCGAGATCAAGCTCTGA
- the rplC gene encoding 50S ribosomal protein L3: MAAKNGRTGLIAKKLGMTRLFNDDGSTVPVTVLHLDQVRVVATRTDEKDGYNAVQLGFGLAKPKNVSKPNKGHFAKAGVEAPKKVVEFRVAADAMLEPGAKLSANHFVKGQIVDVTGTSKGKGFAGAMKRWNFSGLEATHGVSISHRSHGSTGNRQDPGKTFKNLKKMAGHLGVERVTTQNLEVAGFDLEKGLLLVKGAVPGAKGGYVLVRDAVKSARPADAPFPAAVA, from the coding sequence ATGGCCGCGAAGAATGGTCGCACCGGCCTGATCGCGAAGAAGCTGGGCATGACCCGGCTGTTCAACGACGACGGCTCGACCGTGCCCGTGACCGTGCTGCACCTGGACCAGGTGCGCGTGGTTGCGACCCGCACGGACGAGAAGGACGGTTACAATGCGGTTCAGCTGGGCTTCGGCCTGGCGAAGCCGAAGAACGTCTCGAAGCCCAACAAGGGTCACTTCGCCAAGGCGGGTGTCGAGGCGCCGAAGAAGGTCGTCGAGTTCCGCGTGGCCGCTGACGCCATGCTGGAGCCGGGCGCGAAGCTCTCCGCGAATCACTTCGTGAAGGGCCAGATCGTCGACGTGACGGGCACCTCGAAGGGCAAGGGGTTCGCCGGCGCCATGAAGCGCTGGAACTTCTCGGGCCTTGAGGCGACGCACGGCGTCTCGATCTCGCACCGGTCGCACGGTTCGACGGGCAACCGTCAGGATCCGGGCAAGACCTTCAAGAACCTCAAGAAGATGGCTGGCCATCTGGGCGTTGAGCGCGTGACCACGCAGAACCTGGAGGTCGCCGGTTTCGACCTCGAGAAGGGTCTGCTGCTGGTCAAGGGTGCGGTGCCTGGCGCGAAGGGCGGGTATGTGCTGGTGCGCGACGCGGTGAAGTCCGCGCGCCCGGCCGACGCGCCGTTCCCCGCGGCCGTGGCCTGA
- the rplD gene encoding 50S ribosomal protein L4 yields MQVPVITLDNGKAGEIDLPDALFAAAPRADIMARVVHWQLAKRRAGTHKVKGMGEVSGTTKKPYRQKGTGNARQGSLRAPQFRTGGAVHGPVVRDHGYSLNKKVRRLGLISALSQKAAEGKLVVLDTAALGADAKTSAMASKVKALGWKSALVVDASVEDGFGRAVRNLKNVNVLPSMGANVYDILKHDVLAVTRQAVDALKERLA; encoded by the coding sequence ATGCAGGTTCCTGTCATCACCCTGGATAACGGCAAGGCCGGCGAGATCGATCTCCCGGACGCGCTGTTCGCCGCCGCCCCGCGCGCCGACATCATGGCCCGCGTCGTCCACTGGCAGCTCGCCAAGCGCCGTGCCGGCACCCACAAGGTGAAGGGCATGGGCGAGGTCTCCGGCACGACGAAGAAGCCGTACCGGCAGAAGGGCACGGGCAATGCCCGCCAGGGCTCGCTGCGCGCGCCGCAGTTCCGCACCGGTGGCGCCGTGCACGGCCCCGTCGTCCGCGACCATGGCTACTCGCTGAACAAGAAGGTCCGCCGCCTGGGCCTGATCAGCGCGCTGAGCCAGAAGGCCGCCGAGGGCAAGCTGGTGGTGCTCGACACCGCCGCGCTGGGCGCCGACGCCAAGACCTCCGCCATGGCCTCCAAGGTCAAGGCGCTGGGCTGGAAGAGCGCGCTGGTCGTCGATGCCTCCGTCGAGGACGGCTTCGGCCGCGCCGTGCGCAACCTGAAGAACGTGAACGTGCTGCCCTCCATGGGCGCCAATGTTTACGACATTCTGAAGCATGACGTGCTGGCGGTGACCCGTCAGGCCGTCGACGCGCTGAAGGAGCGGCTGGCATGA
- a CDS encoding 50S ribosomal protein L23, which produces MSETATKKPGIVISREKMYQTILAPLITEKATGLAEQSQVTFKVPLSATKPEIKASVEGLFGVTVVAVNTLVMKGKTKRVRGREGVRSDWKKAVVRLAEGQSIDLTTGLA; this is translated from the coding sequence ATGAGCGAGACCGCGACCAAGAAGCCCGGCATCGTGATCTCGCGCGAGAAGATGTATCAGACCATCCTCGCGCCGCTCATCACGGAGAAGGCCACCGGCCTCGCCGAGCAGAGCCAGGTCACCTTCAAGGTGCCGCTCTCGGCGACCAAGCCGGAGATCAAGGCCTCGGTCGAGGGGCTGTTCGGGGTGACCGTCGTCGCCGTGAACACCCTCGTCATGAAGGGCAAGACCAAGCGGGTGCGCGGCCGTGAGGGCGTGCGCTCCGACTGGAAGAAGGCGGTCGTCCGCCTGGCCGAGGGCCAGAGCATCGACCTCACCACGGGGCTCGCTTAA
- the rplB gene encoding 50S ribosomal protein L2 — protein MALKHFNPVTPSLRGTVLIDRRELYKGKPVKQLTEGKSHSGGRNNHGRITVRFRGGGHKQSYRVVDFKRRKFDVPATVERLEYDPNRTAFIALVKYEDGELAYILAPQRLKVGDTVVAGERVDIKPGNAMPLGSIPVGTIIHNIEMKPGAGGKIARSAGTFCQLVGKDAGYAQVKLQSGELRLLRGECMASIGAVSNPDNQNQHIGKAGRSRWLGRKPHQRGVVMNPVDHPHGGGEGRTSGGRHPVTPWGKPTKGYKTRTNKRTDKLIVRRRNVTKG, from the coding sequence ATGGCGCTGAAGCACTTTAACCCGGTCACCCCGAGCCTGCGCGGGACGGTCCTCATCGACCGTCGCGAGCTGTACAAGGGCAAGCCGGTCAAGCAGCTGACGGAGGGCAAGAGCCACTCCGGCGGCCGCAACAATCATGGCCGCATCACCGTCCGGTTCCGGGGCGGCGGGCACAAGCAGTCCTACCGCGTGGTGGACTTCAAGCGTCGCAAGTTCGACGTGCCTGCCACCGTGGAGCGGCTGGAATACGACCCGAACCGCACCGCCTTCATCGCGCTGGTGAAGTACGAGGATGGCGAGCTCGCCTATATCCTCGCGCCGCAGCGCCTGAAGGTGGGCGACACGGTGGTGGCGGGTGAGCGCGTCGACATCAAGCCGGGCAACGCGATGCCGCTCGGCTCGATCCCGGTCGGCACGATCATCCACAACATCGAGATGAAGCCCGGCGCCGGCGGCAAGATCGCGCGTTCGGCTGGCACCTTCTGCCAGCTGGTCGGCAAGGATGCCGGCTACGCCCAGGTCAAGCTGCAGTCGGGCGAGCTGCGCCTGCTGCGCGGCGAGTGCATGGCCTCGATCGGTGCGGTGTCCAACCCGGACAACCAGAACCAGCATATCGGCAAGGCCGGTCGCTCCCGCTGGCTGGGCCGCAAGCCGCATCAGCGCGGCGTCGTCATGAACCCGGTCGACCACCCGCATGGTGGTGGTGAAGGCCGCACCTCGGGCGGCCGTCACCCGGTCACGCCGTGGGGCAAGCCGACCAAGGGTTACAAGACCCGCACCAACAAGCGTACGGACAAGCTGATCGTCCGTCGCCGCAACGTGACGAAGGGCTGA
- the rpsS gene encoding 30S ribosomal protein S19, translated as MSRSVWKGPFVDGYLLNKAEAARASTRNEIIKIWSRRSTILPQFVGLTFGVYNGKKFIPVQVSENMVGHKFGEFSPTRTFTGHSSDKKAKRG; from the coding sequence ATGTCGCGCAGTGTCTGGAAGGGGCCGTTCGTCGACGGCTACCTGCTGAACAAGGCGGAAGCGGCCCGTGCCTCCACCCGCAACGAGATCATCAAGATCTGGTCGCGCCGGAGCACGATCCTGCCGCAGTTCGTCGGGCTGACCTTCGGTGTCTACAACGGCAAGAAGTTCATTCCCGTCCAGGTGTCCGAGAACATGGTGGGGCACAAGTTCGGCGAGTTCTCGCCGACGCGCACCTTCACCGGGCATTCCTCGGACAAGAAGGCGAAGCGGGGCTAA
- the rplV gene encoding 50S ribosomal protein L22, producing the protein MSKPKHERTLAETEAKAVTRNIRVSPYKLNLAAGLIRGKKAQDAIAILTFSKRRIAQTVKATLESAIANAENNHQLDVDRLVVSRVEVGRAIVMKRFHARGRGKAARVEKWFSHLSIVVAEKQADAEPAQQEAA; encoded by the coding sequence ATGAGCAAGCCGAAGCACGAGCGCACGCTCGCCGAAACCGAGGCGAAGGCCGTCACCCGGAACATCCGGGTGTCGCCCTACAAGCTGAACCTGGCCGCCGGGCTGATCCGCGGGAAGAAGGCGCAGGACGCGATCGCGATCCTGACCTTCTCCAAGCGGCGCATTGCCCAGACCGTGAAGGCGACGCTCGAGAGCGCCATCGCGAATGCGGAGAACAACCACCAGCTCGACGTCGACCGCCTGGTCGTGTCGCGGGTGGAAGTGGGCCGCGCCATCGTGATGAAGCGCTTCCATGCGCGTGGCCGCGGCAAGGCCGCCCGGGTGGAGAAGTGGTTCAGCCACCTGTCCATCGTGGTTGCCGAGAAGCAGGCGGACGCCGAGCCGGCGCAGCAGGAGGCCGCGTAA
- the rpsC gene encoding 30S ribosomal protein S3, producing the protein MGHKVNPIGLRLGINRTWDSRWFAGEDYSKLLHDDLKLRKTLKDRLKGAGVSKVIIERPAKKPRVTIHAARPGVVIGKKGADIEVLRKDLAKLAGAEVALNIVEIRKPEIEAQLVAESIAQQLERRVAFRRAMKRAVQSAMRLGAGGIRINCGGRLGGAEIARMEWYREGRVPLHTLRADIDYGTATAKTTYGTCGVKVWIFKGEIMAHDPLAQDKRAAEQAPQR; encoded by the coding sequence ATGGGCCATAAAGTCAATCCGATCGGGCTCCGGCTCGGCATCAACCGCACCTGGGACAGCCGCTGGTTCGCCGGCGAGGACTATTCCAAGCTGCTGCATGATGACCTGAAGCTGCGCAAGACCCTGAAGGATCGCCTGAAGGGCGCCGGCGTCTCGAAGGTCATCATCGAGCGCCCGGCGAAGAAGCCCCGCGTGACGATCCACGCCGCCCGCCCGGGCGTCGTGATCGGCAAGAAGGGCGCCGATATCGAGGTTCTGCGCAAGGACCTGGCGAAGCTCGCCGGGGCCGAGGTGGCGCTGAACATCGTCGAGATCCGCAAGCCGGAGATCGAGGCGCAGCTGGTGGCCGAGAGCATCGCGCAGCAGCTGGAGCGCCGCGTGGCGTTCCGCCGCGCGATGAAGCGCGCCGTGCAGTCCGCCATGCGCCTCGGCGCCGGCGGCATCCGGATCAATTGCGGCGGCCGCCTGGGCGGCGCCGAGATTGCCCGGATGGAGTGGTATCGCGAGGGCCGCGTGCCCCTGCACACGCTCCGCGCGGACATCGACTACGGCACGGCGACCGCGAAGACCACCTATGGCACCTGCGGTGTGAAGGTCTGGATCTTCAAGGGCGAGATCATGGCGCATGACCCGCTGGCGCAGGACAAGCGCGCCGCGGAGCAGGCGCCGCAGCGCTGA